A single Candidatus Tanganyikabacteria bacterium DNA region contains:
- a CDS encoding diguanylate cyclase has protein sequence METLTQLSQDQLGGLVAIARKIAPSTNWEYNYGLIREALKEGATGVSAAIWWPAPDGAVSLAGAGADAFDAFTSSKEIEDILTEAEKVEFQPIAEVEGGYRTHVMANRQTYGVLLLKGDDPEFLQALARVLTTPLGLAAHALKLEEEVNKRTSTDKLTGLWNRMYFNERFREECERLVRSKETGSVAIVSLDNFSALAKTMSPDQANATFAQVGQVVRQVVRQTDWAVRWDGYDLLFYFPSTSAEAGVEVLKRFTKRLLSISPMLEPLAGVSSTVETTSPRALVQLATRRLDLARKDGNRKVICYATPGGGLQFYRGE, from the coding sequence ATGGAGACTTTGACGCAGTTGTCGCAGGACCAGCTCGGCGGACTGGTCGCGATCGCCCGCAAGATCGCCCCCAGCACCAACTGGGAGTACAACTACGGCCTCATCCGCGAAGCCCTCAAGGAGGGCGCCACCGGAGTGTCCGCGGCCATCTGGTGGCCGGCGCCCGACGGCGCGGTCTCGCTGGCCGGCGCCGGGGCCGACGCGTTCGATGCTTTCACCTCCAGCAAGGAAATCGAGGACATCCTCACCGAGGCCGAGAAGGTCGAGTTCCAGCCCATCGCCGAGGTCGAGGGCGGCTACCGCACCCACGTGATGGCCAATCGCCAGACCTACGGCGTCCTGTTGCTCAAGGGTGACGATCCCGAGTTCTTGCAGGCCCTGGCCCGGGTGCTCACCACGCCCCTGGGCCTCGCGGCCCACGCGTTGAAGCTGGAAGAAGAAGTCAACAAGCGCACCTCCACCGACAAGCTCACGGGCCTGTGGAACCGCATGTACTTCAACGAGCGCTTCCGCGAGGAGTGCGAGCGCCTGGTGCGGTCCAAGGAGACCGGCTCGGTGGCGATCGTGTCCCTGGACAACTTCTCCGCCCTCGCCAAGACGATGTCGCCCGACCAGGCCAACGCCACCTTCGCGCAGGTCGGCCAGGTGGTCCGCCAGGTGGTCCGCCAGACGGACTGGGCGGTCCGCTGGGACGGCTACGATCTGCTGTTCTACTTCCCGTCCACCTCAGCCGAGGCCGGCGTCGAGGTCCTCAAGCGCTTCACCAAGCGCCTGCTGTCCATCAGCCCGATGCTCGAGCCGCTGGCGGGCGTATCGTCCACGGTCGAGACCACCTCGCCCCGCGCGCTGGTGCAACTGGCCACCCGCCGCCTCGACCTGGCCCGCAAGGACGGCAACCGCAAGGTCATCTGCTACGCCACCCCTGGCGGCGGCCTGCAGTTCTATCGCGGCGAGTAG
- a CDS encoding glutamate racemase, giving the protein MHTKVPRSAPIGLYDSGVGGLSVVREVFRQLPAEGVHYLGDTARVPYGGRQSAELVEFNREILAYLASEGAKAVLVACNTSCATALETLRPECRLPVVGLIDAGARSALAYGRRIAVLATEATVRSGAYEQAILRLEPGAEVVSVPCPGLVPVVEAGDWHGAAARAAVREALEPLRGVAVDAAVLGCTHYPMLGDLIGAELGPDVRLVDPATEAVAELAWILFEQDLLAPAGSQPAHQIAVTGDAEAFAVQASRILGVPVPPVRHIFLETLRLAGDTVESSGFAPSSERQR; this is encoded by the coding sequence TTGCACACCAAGGTTCCCCGGTCGGCGCCCATCGGCCTGTATGATTCCGGCGTGGGCGGCCTTTCGGTCGTGCGCGAGGTCTTCCGGCAACTTCCCGCCGAAGGCGTCCACTACCTGGGCGACACGGCGCGCGTGCCCTACGGCGGCCGCCAGAGCGCCGAACTGGTGGAGTTCAACCGAGAGATCCTCGCCTACCTGGCGTCCGAGGGCGCCAAGGCCGTCCTGGTGGCCTGCAACACCTCATGCGCCACGGCCCTCGAGACCTTGCGGCCGGAGTGCCGCCTTCCCGTCGTGGGCCTCATCGACGCCGGCGCGCGCTCGGCACTGGCCTACGGGCGGCGCATCGCGGTGCTCGCCACCGAGGCCACCGTGCGCAGCGGCGCCTACGAGCAGGCCATCTTGCGCCTGGAACCTGGGGCCGAGGTCGTCAGCGTCCCGTGCCCCGGCCTGGTCCCGGTCGTGGAGGCGGGGGACTGGCATGGCGCGGCGGCACGCGCGGCCGTGCGGGAGGCCCTGGAGCCGTTGCGCGGCGTGGCCGTGGACGCGGCCGTGCTGGGCTGCACGCACTACCCCATGCTGGGCGATCTGATCGGCGCCGAACTCGGCCCCGACGTGCGCCTGGTCGATCCGGCCACCGAAGCCGTGGCCGAACTGGCGTGGATCCTCTTCGAGCAGGACCTCCTCGCCCCCGCCGGGTCGCAACCGGCCCACCAGATCGCGGTCACCGGCGACGCGGAAGCCTTCGCGGTGCAGGCCTCTCGCATACTGGGCGTGCCGGTCCCGCCAGTCCGGCACATCTTCCTCGAGACCTTGCGTCTGGCCGGCGACACCGTCGAATCTTCCGGCTTCGCACCCTCTTCGGAACGCCAGCGGTAG
- a CDS encoding acyl-CoA carboxylase subunit beta: MPEVVADLHRRREKARELGGADAVARQHAAGKMTCRERLDLLLDPESFEEIGIQAQAQPHPDLAGKETPADGVVTGFGKVDGRTVAVAAYDFTVIAGTIGMVSERKVNRMRELALRHRVPMIWLLDSAGARVQEIASSEFAGTGKLFFDQVMLSGVVPQVAAVMGPCAAGTAYIPALADVVFMVKGTGSMALAGPPLVKAVTGEDTTAEELGGSKVHCELSGCGDLEAADDPACLAAIRAYLSYLPSACGESLPELPAEAPAGDPEELLRVVPTDPRRPYDMRKVLRLIVDEGSLFELKPKFGATIITAFARLAGRPVGLVASQPSVMAGILNNDSADKAARFITLCDAYGVPLVFFQDVPGFMVGTKVEQGGIIRHGAKMLYAVSMATVPKVTVVVRKAYGAGYYVMCGSGYNPDRIVAWPGAEISLMGPEGAANIVFRKQMEAAADPAAERGARVEQFRSLINPYIAAGNALIDDVIDPRETRAVLIRALLDAAGKRVDLPPRKHGIFPV, translated from the coding sequence CTGCCCGAGGTCGTGGCCGACCTCCACCGGCGCCGGGAGAAGGCGCGCGAACTCGGGGGCGCCGACGCCGTCGCCAGGCAACACGCCGCCGGCAAGATGACCTGCCGGGAGCGCCTGGACCTGCTGCTCGATCCGGAGTCGTTCGAGGAAATCGGCATCCAGGCCCAGGCCCAGCCGCATCCGGATCTGGCGGGCAAGGAGACCCCCGCCGACGGCGTCGTCACCGGCTTCGGGAAGGTCGACGGCCGCACGGTCGCGGTCGCCGCGTACGATTTCACGGTCATCGCCGGAACAATCGGCATGGTGAGCGAGCGCAAGGTGAACCGGATGCGCGAATTGGCCTTGCGCCACCGCGTCCCCATGATCTGGCTGCTCGACTCGGCCGGCGCCAGGGTGCAGGAAATAGCCTCATCCGAGTTCGCCGGCACCGGCAAGCTCTTCTTCGACCAGGTGATGCTCAGTGGCGTCGTGCCCCAGGTGGCCGCGGTCATGGGCCCCTGCGCGGCCGGCACCGCCTACATCCCGGCCCTGGCCGACGTCGTGTTCATGGTCAAGGGGACCGGCAGCATGGCGCTTGCGGGACCTCCCCTGGTCAAGGCCGTGACCGGTGAGGACACGACCGCCGAGGAACTGGGGGGCTCGAAGGTGCACTGCGAGCTATCGGGCTGCGGCGACCTCGAGGCCGCGGACGATCCCGCGTGTCTCGCGGCCATCCGCGCCTACCTGAGCTACCTGCCTTCCGCCTGCGGCGAGTCCCTGCCGGAGCTTCCCGCCGAAGCGCCCGCCGGCGATCCCGAGGAGTTGCTGCGGGTGGTGCCGACCGATCCGCGCCGCCCCTACGACATGCGCAAGGTCCTGCGGCTGATCGTGGATGAAGGATCGCTGTTCGAACTCAAGCCGAAGTTCGGCGCCACGATCATCACCGCGTTCGCGCGGCTCGCCGGCCGGCCGGTCGGTCTGGTGGCCAGCCAGCCGTCGGTCATGGCCGGCATCCTCAACAACGACTCGGCCGACAAGGCGGCGCGCTTCATCACGCTGTGCGACGCCTACGGCGTGCCCCTGGTCTTCTTCCAGGACGTGCCGGGATTCATGGTGGGCACGAAGGTCGAGCAGGGCGGCATCATCCGCCACGGCGCCAAGATGCTCTATGCGGTCTCCATGGCGACCGTGCCCAAGGTGACGGTCGTCGTGCGCAAGGCGTACGGGGCCGGCTACTACGTCATGTGCGGCAGCGGCTACAACCCGGATCGCATCGTCGCCTGGCCGGGCGCGGAGATCAGCCTGATGGGCCCCGAGGGCGCGGCAAACATCGTCTTCCGCAAGCAGATGGAGGCGGCGGCGGATCCGGCGGCCGAACGCGGCGCCCGGGTCGAGCAGTTCCGGAGCCTGATCAACCCCTACATCGCGGCGGGCAACGCCTTGATCGACGACGTCATCGATCCGCGCGAGACGCGCGCTGTCCTGATCCGCGCGCTGCTCGATGCCGCCGGCAAGCGCGTGGATCTGCCGCCCCGCAAGCACGGCATCTTCCCGGTCTAG
- a CDS encoding carbamoyl phosphate synthase, with the protein MRRILVANRGEIALRVIRACQELGIETVAVYTEVDRAARHVELADHAFNLRTDTYLSAGKLLELAVRAGADGVHPGYGFLSENAEFARACVARGIAWIGPNPDAISRMGSKTEARRAAGEAGVEAVPGTVDACTDPQEIVAFGKEYGWPVAIKAAAGGGGRGFVVVNGPDESEAGLSRARREGEAYFASGECYLEKYLPRPRHIEVQILGDKYGSVIHLGERECSIQRRHQKLVEECPSPAITPELREAMGAAAVKLAKAVAYDSAGTVEFLFSDGRFYFLEMNTRIQVEHTITELVYRCDLVKEQIRIAAGAPLRKDLAGRKPEGWAIECRINAEDPAQNFRPAPGLLTRVRKPGGPGVRIDDAVYNGYRIPDQYDSLLAKLVAWGEDRDEAIARMRRALREVVLEGVPTTVPFHLLVMDHPAFRAGDTSTRFVGEAVSQADLAKLAMPADSPKDAALPAAPGPAAEGPGPFRTFEVEVDDQRYQVRIAEVGAAPAPAASTTRPRKPVAASSAGSGAGTNGGANGGGTVKAPMHATVQRVLVEVGKQVEAGQTLLVLEAMKMETEIPCPVAGTVQELAVTAGQTVEGGMILAVVRP; encoded by the coding sequence ATGCGGCGAATACTGGTAGCCAACCGGGGCGAAATCGCGCTCCGGGTGATCCGGGCGTGCCAGGAGCTCGGCATCGAGACCGTGGCCGTCTACACCGAAGTCGATCGGGCGGCGCGGCATGTCGAACTCGCGGATCACGCCTTCAACCTCCGCACCGACACGTACCTGTCGGCCGGCAAGCTACTGGAGCTGGCGGTCCGGGCCGGCGCGGACGGCGTGCATCCGGGATACGGCTTCCTGTCGGAGAACGCCGAGTTCGCCCGGGCCTGCGTGGCGCGGGGCATCGCCTGGATCGGGCCCAACCCCGACGCCATCTCGCGCATGGGCAGCAAGACCGAGGCGCGGCGTGCGGCTGGCGAAGCCGGAGTGGAGGCCGTCCCGGGGACCGTCGATGCCTGCACCGACCCGCAAGAGATTGTTGCTTTCGGCAAGGAGTACGGTTGGCCCGTGGCCATCAAGGCGGCGGCTGGCGGCGGGGGAAGGGGCTTCGTCGTCGTCAACGGCCCGGATGAGAGCGAGGCCGGGCTCTCACGAGCCCGGCGAGAAGGCGAGGCCTACTTCGCGAGCGGCGAGTGCTACCTGGAAAAGTACCTGCCGCGCCCGCGCCACATCGAGGTCCAGATCCTCGGGGACAAGTACGGCTCGGTCATCCACCTGGGCGAGCGCGAATGCTCTATTCAGCGGCGGCATCAGAAACTGGTCGAGGAATGCCCGTCGCCGGCCATCACGCCGGAGTTGCGGGAGGCAATGGGCGCGGCCGCGGTCAAGCTCGCGAAGGCTGTCGCTTACGACAGCGCCGGCACGGTCGAGTTCCTGTTTTCCGACGGGCGGTTCTACTTCCTCGAGATGAACACGCGCATCCAGGTCGAGCACACCATCACCGAACTGGTCTACCGCTGCGATCTGGTCAAGGAGCAGATCCGCATCGCGGCGGGCGCGCCGCTGCGCAAGGATCTGGCCGGCCGCAAGCCCGAGGGCTGGGCCATCGAGTGCCGCATCAACGCCGAGGATCCCGCGCAGAACTTCCGGCCGGCGCCGGGCTTGCTCACCCGGGTCCGCAAGCCCGGCGGACCGGGCGTGCGCATCGACGACGCCGTCTACAACGGCTACCGCATCCCTGACCAGTACGACTCGCTCCTGGCCAAGCTGGTGGCGTGGGGCGAGGATCGCGACGAGGCCATCGCCCGCATGCGGCGGGCGCTCCGCGAGGTCGTGCTCGAAGGCGTGCCGACCACCGTGCCGTTCCACCTGCTCGTGATGGATCATCCGGCGTTCCGCGCCGGCGACACCTCGACCCGGTTCGTCGGCGAGGCTGTAAGCCAGGCCGACCTGGCGAAACTGGCCATGCCGGCCGACAGCCCCAAGGACGCCGCCCTGCCGGCGGCTCCGGGACCGGCGGCCGAGGGCCCCGGGCCGTTTCGCACCTTCGAGGTCGAGGTTGACGATCAGCGTTACCAGGTGCGCATCGCCGAGGTTGGCGCCGCGCCTGCGCCGGCCGCCTCGACCACCCGCCCGCGCAAGCCGGTGGCAGCCTCCTCTGCCGGCTCCGGCGCCGGAACCAATGGCGGGGCCAACGGCGGCGGCACCGTCAAGGCGCCAATGCATGCCACGGTGCAACGGGTCCTGGTCGAGGTGGGCAAGCAGGTCGAGGCCGGCCAGACCTTGCTGGTGCTCGAGGCCATGAAGATGGAGACCGAGATCCCCTGCCCCGTCGCCGGCACCGTGCAGGAGCTGGCGGTGACGGCCGGCCAGACCGTCGAGGGCGGCATGATCCTGGCGGTGGTCAGACCCTAG
- a CDS encoding metal-dependent hydrolase, producing MKNLELTWLGHSTFLLDTPGGKRVLIDPWVMGNPACPDAYKSLDKLDLMLITHGHFDHIGDAVELARRTEAQVVAIFETYLWLAGKGVKTGMGMNKGGKVPVQGIQVRMVDARHSCGIQDGDQVIYGGEACGFVLTLEDGLKVYHAGDTALFGDMQLIGERYAPDIALLPIGDLYTMDPSDAARAVELIGARRVVPMHHSTFEGLPGKPADFVAAVGGKAEVTVLQPGQTQAFAPAVAAAR from the coding sequence ATGAAGAACCTGGAACTAACCTGGCTGGGCCATTCGACGTTCCTGCTGGACACCCCGGGGGGCAAGCGGGTGCTCATCGATCCCTGGGTGATGGGCAATCCGGCCTGCCCCGACGCCTACAAGTCCCTGGACAAGCTCGACCTCATGCTGATCACCCACGGCCACTTCGACCACATCGGCGACGCCGTGGAGCTCGCCAGGCGTACCGAGGCCCAGGTCGTCGCCATCTTCGAGACCTACCTCTGGCTGGCCGGCAAGGGCGTCAAGACCGGCATGGGGATGAACAAGGGCGGCAAAGTGCCGGTACAGGGCATCCAGGTGCGCATGGTGGACGCCCGGCATTCGTGCGGCATCCAGGACGGCGACCAGGTGATATACGGCGGCGAGGCATGCGGCTTCGTGCTCACGCTCGAGGACGGCCTCAAGGTCTACCACGCGGGCGACACCGCCCTGTTTGGCGACATGCAGCTCATCGGCGAGCGCTACGCTCCGGACATCGCCCTGCTGCCGATCGGGGACCTGTACACCATGGACCCGTCCGATGCGGCCAGGGCGGTCGAGCTGATCGGCGCCAGACGCGTCGTGCCGATGCACCATTCCACGTTCGAGGGCCTGCCCGGCAAGCCTGCCGATTTCGTCGCGGCCGTCGGCGGCAAGGCCGAGGTCACGGTGCTGCAACCCGGCCAGACGCAGGCATTCGCGCCAGCCGTCGCCGCGGCGCGGTAG
- a CDS encoding amidohydrolase: MPSAISLPPDVEALSAELYELRRQIHQQPELGFEETRTARLVASRLEGLGLEVQTGVARTGIVALVRGARPGRTVLVRADMDALPVAEETSAPYKSQVPGVMHACGHDGHTAVLIGLAKVLAAKREQIAGTVKLVFQPAEEGPGGAEPMIAAGVLEDPKVDAAIGFHLWNNLPVGQVGVRPGPIMAATDQVDITIKGKGGHGAKPHLSVDAVVVASHVVTGLQSIVSRMVNPLHSAVITMGTINGGFRHNVIAPAVSLSGTVRTYEKGLRDEMPRRIERMVRGICEAMGATYAIDYVRVYPPTVNDPAMTDLVRAAAAKVVGADNVIHVEPSMGGEDMSYFLDAVPGSYFFLGSANSERGLDQPHHSPGFDFDEAALPIGLQVLQQAVFDYLGS; this comes from the coding sequence ATGCCAAGCGCCATCTCGCTGCCTCCCGACGTGGAGGCCCTCTCGGCCGAACTGTACGAGTTGCGCCGCCAGATTCACCAGCAGCCGGAGCTGGGTTTCGAAGAGACCCGGACCGCGCGCCTGGTGGCCTCCCGGCTGGAAGGCCTCGGCCTGGAAGTGCAGACCGGCGTCGCCCGAACGGGCATAGTCGCCCTGGTGCGCGGAGCGCGGCCGGGCCGCACGGTGCTCGTGCGGGCCGACATGGACGCCCTGCCGGTGGCCGAGGAGACGTCGGCGCCCTACAAGTCCCAGGTGCCCGGCGTCATGCATGCGTGCGGCCACGACGGCCACACGGCGGTGCTGATCGGCCTGGCCAAGGTCCTGGCGGCCAAGCGGGAGCAGATCGCCGGCACGGTGAAGCTGGTGTTCCAGCCCGCCGAGGAGGGCCCGGGGGGCGCTGAGCCGATGATCGCCGCGGGCGTCCTCGAAGACCCCAAGGTGGACGCCGCCATCGGCTTCCACCTCTGGAACAACCTGCCGGTCGGGCAGGTAGGCGTGCGGCCTGGCCCCATCATGGCGGCCACCGACCAGGTGGACATCACGATCAAGGGCAAGGGCGGCCACGGCGCCAAGCCCCACCTGTCGGTGGACGCGGTCGTGGTGGCTTCCCACGTCGTGACCGGTCTCCAGAGCATCGTGTCGCGCATGGTCAATCCGCTGCATTCGGCGGTGATCACGATGGGGACCATTAACGGCGGCTTCCGCCACAACGTCATCGCCCCGGCGGTCAGCCTGTCGGGCACGGTGCGCACCTACGAGAAGGGCCTGCGCGACGAGATGCCGCGGCGCATCGAACGCATGGTGCGCGGCATCTGCGAGGCGATGGGCGCAACCTACGCGATCGACTACGTCCGGGTTTATCCACCCACCGTCAACGATCCGGCGATGACCGACCTCGTGCGGGCGGCGGCCGCAAAGGTGGTCGGCGCCGACAACGTCATCCACGTCGAACCCTCGATGGGCGGCGAGGACATGAGCTACTTCCTCGACGCGGTGCCGGGCTCGTACTTCTTCCTTGGCTCGGCCAACTCCGAGCGAGGGCTCGATCAGCCCCACCACAGCCCGGGCTTCGACTTCGACGAGGCGGCCCTGCCTATCGGCCTGCAGGTGCTGCAGCAGGCGGTCTTCGACTACCTGGGCAGCTGA